DNA from Kitasatospora acidiphila:
AGCCCGCTGCGCCGCCCAGTGCGCCACCAGGATGCAGCCGAGGCTGTGCGCGACCAGCACCACCGGCTGCTCCTGGGCTGCCACGGCCGCGTCCAGGACCTCGACCCACTCCCCCAGCACCGGGTGGTCCCAATCCGCCTGCTCCACCCGCTGGAACGCGGGGTCCGCGGCCTCCCAGTGGCTCTGCCAGTGCTCCGGGCCGGAGCCCTCATAGCCGGGCAGGACGAGGAAACGCGGCTGGGCGGTCATGACTGGCAGCTCCTGTCAGATCGGGGAACGCGGTGGATTGTATCCACTCGCCGGCTGCCGATGATCTTCACACGGGGTCGACGCCGACCTGCCGCGCCCGCACCCTGGTGACGAGCTCCGCCAAGTCGAGCTCCCCGACCGAGGGGTCGGCGGTCAGGACGCGGTGGACGGCCGCTGCCACCGGGAGCGGGGTGGCGGCGGCGGCGAGGGCGACGTCCTTGGCGGCGAGGCGGATCGGGAAGTGGGCGTCATCGGCGAAGGCGCGGGCGGCGGCGCCGGCGAGCGGACTGTTGGTCAAGGCGGTGCGGACCTGCTCCTCGGGGAGGCCCAGCGCGTCGCCGAGGGCCATCGCCTCGGCGACCACCGCGACGCCGCCGATCACCGCGTTGATCAGCACCAGCTTGACCGCGGCACCGCTGCCGACCGGCCCGCAGGGCGTGACCGTGCCGAGGAGGTCCAGGATCGGGCGGACGGCCGTCGTGTCGCCGCCCGCCACGAGCAGCAGGGTGCCGGCGGCGGCCCGGTCGACGCTGCCCATCACCGGGGCGTCCACCAGGGTGACCGTCTTGGGCAGCAGGCCGGCCAACTCCCGGACGGCGTCCGGGCCGATGGTGGAGACGTCCACCAGGGTGGCGCCCGGCTTCAGCGCGGGCGCGAGGGCGGTGACCACCTCCCGGACGGCGGTCGGGTCGGCGAGCATGGTGATCACGACGTCGGCGTCGCGGACGGCGTCGGCCGGGGTGGCGGCGACGGTCGCGCCGGCGGCGGCCAGGGCCTGTGCGCGGGCGGGGGTGCGGTTCCAGACGGTCAGCCGGTGGCCGGCCGCCAGCAGGCGCCGGGCCATCGGGGTGCCCATGCCGCCCAGGCCCAGGAAGGCGATGGTTCCGGAGAATGCGGGCGCGGTGGTGTTGGTGTCCATGGCTCTCACCGTAGGCAGCGGCTACGGATGCGACCAGCGAATGTCTAGCATGGCAGTCATGCCTACCACGCATGACTTCTCCACTCCGCTGCTGCGGGTCTTCGTCGAGGTGGCGCGGCTGGGGTCGTTCACGGCCGCCGGCGCCTCGCTCGGCTACACGCAGTCGGCGATCTCCCGCCAGGTGTCGGCATTGGAGGAGGAGGCCGGCAGCGTGCTCTTCGACCGGCTGCCGCGCGGCGTGCAGCCGACCGAGGCCGGGCGGCGGCTGCTGGTGCACGCCTCAGCGGTGCTGGAGCGCATCGCCACGGCACAGCAGGAGCTGCGGCAGCTACGGGAGTTGGACATCGGGCGGCTGCGGGTCGCGGCCTTCGCCACGGCGGAGGCGGCGCTGGTGCCGCAGACCATAGCCGCGTTCCGGCGAGCACATCCGGGGGTGTCCGTCACCCTGGAGGAGGGGCTGACTCCGGCGCTGGTGGGAATGCTCACCGACGGATCGGTGGATCTCGCGGTGCTCAGCACCGCGTTCGGCGAAGTCCCGGAGGGAGTCGAACTCCACAAGCTCGCCGACGACTTCATGCTGGTGGCGCTGCCGGCCGGGCACCGGCTGGCCGGCCGGCGACGGCTGCGGCTGGCCGAACTGGCGGACGAGGACTGGATCGCGGCCAGCACCCGGCCCGAGGAGACCTTGATCAGCTCCTGCCTGCGGACCGGGTTTCAGCCCCGCGTGGGGTTCGTGGCGCGCGACTGGATGGCCAAACTCGGCCTGGTAGCCGCCGGGTTGGGGATCACACTGGTGCCGACCCTGGCAGCCGACGCGGTCCGGGCCGATGTGGCGGTGGTCCCGCTGGACCGGCGGGACCTGCCGGTGCGCGAGGTGCACGCGGCACTGGCGCGCGGGCTGACGCCATCGCCCGCCGCGCACGCCTTCCTGAAGCTGCTGAAGGAGCGCAGTGCCGCGCTCACCGCGGCCGCCGGCCCTGGCGGCGGCCACGGGGGATGACCACCGCCGCGGCGCCGGTCAGGACGGCCGCGCCGAGGGCGCCGGCGGCGATCGGGGCGGCCTGGCGCGGGGCCGGCGAGCCG
Protein-coding regions in this window:
- a CDS encoding NAD(P)-dependent oxidoreductase → MDTNTTAPAFSGTIAFLGLGGMGTPMARRLLAAGHRLTVWNRTPARAQALAAAGATVAATPADAVRDADVVITMLADPTAVREVVTALAPALKPGATLVDVSTIGPDAVRELAGLLPKTVTLVDAPVMGSVDRAAAGTLLLVAGGDTTAVRPILDLLGTVTPCGPVGSGAAVKLVLINAVIGGVAVVAEAMALGDALGLPEEQVRTALTNSPLAGAAARAFADDAHFPIRLAAKDVALAAAATPLPVAAAVHRVLTADPSVGELDLAELVTRVRARQVGVDPV
- a CDS encoding LysR family transcriptional regulator, with product MPTTHDFSTPLLRVFVEVARLGSFTAAGASLGYTQSAISRQVSALEEEAGSVLFDRLPRGVQPTEAGRRLLVHASAVLERIATAQQELRQLRELDIGRLRVAAFATAEAALVPQTIAAFRRAHPGVSVTLEEGLTPALVGMLTDGSVDLAVLSTAFGEVPEGVELHKLADDFMLVALPAGHRLAGRRRLRLAELADEDWIAASTRPEETLISSCLRTGFQPRVGFVARDWMAKLGLVAAGLGITLVPTLAADAVRADVAVVPLDRRDLPVREVHAALARGLTPSPAAHAFLKLLKERSAALTAAAGPGGGHGG